The following coding sequences lie in one Arachis stenosperma cultivar V10309 chromosome 5, arast.V10309.gnm1.PFL2, whole genome shotgun sequence genomic window:
- the LOC130979586 gene encoding probable RNA-dependent RNA polymerase 3 isoform X1, translating to MATNNGTEQVVVPLPVTVDNLLERICKEQNQSPPDSEARRKLAEIGEQEALTLLNKISNSKIKSLSAYIVYMIKISTGSSSPSSFPSPSISPFASSTLSPNRFTGSATRTMSQHHQTTDTVGLGSSQAVVTELKRNPLDFYAERREEKMLSPQMEALGELEFRRAFLLLSYIGGESLETLQPDYIRSLKDLPMGRFERTIWQDVGHKYIKDCRDRQSYVDWDSSRPHVYQCYVSTDGSLRFKGPVIQNSRTHLQRTLGDDNVLLVKFSEEGSVTKTRITVDEAINLYERFGKEGIQVGLRLYRFFVFKDGGKEEKKKDPASSSVKCYFVRMKSLSSADERASYILADRNMIEARCLFMHAHTLASVDKYMARFSLLLSKTFKLDIDLASVNVKQIDDEYCLDEKGERIPDIDGKLRIHTDGTGFISEDLASCCPTSLFKGTAKNKVTKPLMIQCRLFHKGSAIKGTLLVNHTLPPRTIQVRDSMIKVKSDKELENAPSIDSLEVVGTSNHPNRSFLSKYLIALLSYGGVPNEYFIEVLQDNLKEVDQIFSNKRAAFRASLNHGEMDDYTALRMILCGISIEEPHLQFQLSVFAKEEMKKLRGGKIYIPDSFYLMGTVDPTGKLERNQVCVIHENGPITGEVLVYRNPGLHFGDIHRMVAVPLEELKSYVGDSKYAIFFPCVGPRSVADEIAGGDFDGDMYWVSQNSELLKSFRQSDPWIETRPEEPHDKEPRDKEQNVKEPRDMSSDEFEERLFRLYLKTRFEPSIAIGAAADSWMALMDRFLTIRNEEEKERVKENIIRLVNIYYVALDAPKKSGRKIEVPKELSAELFPHYMEKEKSFTSTSVLGMIYDEVLRWQHKEDPAIEIKKLPCFDIEVPKTSLENWRNLYKEYLRDMTAALIDKENDKDASKGKADEVIKYYKQKLYDGADNMEDSARDINDIYIDALAVYNATYDHAMAVKQVNKCGFAWKVAGLPLCSLYNLKQDEKAFVVSLSVLREIG from the exons ATGGCGACTAACAACGGCACAGAGCAAGTAGTGGTGCCTCTTCCAGTTACGGTGGACAATCTTCTAGAGCGCATCTGCAAGGAACAGAACCAGAGTCCTCCAGATTCTGAAGCCAGGCGCAAGCTCGCTGAAATTGGCGAGCAAGAAGCCCTTACTTTACTAAACAAAATCTCAAACTCCAAAATCAAGTCTCTAAGCGCATACATAGTTTACATGATCAAAATATCAACTGGCTCATCATCGCCATCTTCATTTCCTTCTCCGTCGATCTCCCCTTTTGCTTCTTCTACTCTCTCTCCCAACCGTTTCACCGGTTCAGCTACGCGCACGATGAGCCAGCACCACCAAA CTACAGATACAGTTGGTTTAGGCAGTTCTCAGGCCGTTGTTACAGAACTTAAACGAAACCCCTTGGATTTTTATgctgaaagaagagaagagaaaatgcTTAGTCCACAGATGGAGGCACTTGGAGAATTGGAGTTCAGAAGGGCCTTTCTGCTGTTGAGTTACATTGGAGG GGAGAGTCTTGAGACTCTTCAACCGGACTATATCAGAAGCTTGAAAGATTTGCCTATGGGAAGGTTTGAGAGAACAATATGGCAAGATGTGGGGCATAAATATATAAAGGATTGCCGCGATCGGCAATCG TATGTTGACTGGGATTCTAGTAGGCCACATGTATATCAGTGCTATGTTTCTACGGATGGGAGCTTAAGATTCAAG GGTCCTGTTATACAGAACTCAAGAACACACCTACAGAGAACGTTAGGGGATGACAATGTCTTACTAGTTAAATTCTCCGAGGAGGGAAGTGTCACGAAGACGCGAATCACTGTTGATGAGGCTATCAACCTGTATGAGAGGTTTGGAAAGGAAGGGATCCAAGTTGGGCTTAGATTATATCGCTTTTTTG TTTTTAAAGATGGTGgaaaggaagagaagaagaaggaccCAGCATCGTCCTCTGTAAAATGTTATTTTGTTAGGATGAAGTCACTTTCTTCTGCTGATGAGAGGGCATCGTACATTCTGGCAGATCGGAATATGATCGAAGCTAGATGTTTGTTTATGCATGCTCACACATTAGCTAGTGTGGATAAGTATATGGCCAG ATTCTCTCTTCTTCTATCAAAGACGTTCAAACTTGACATTGACTTGGCTAGTGTGAATGTTAAGCAAATTGATGATGAATATTGCCTG gatgaaaaaggagaaagaattCCTGATATAGATGGCAAACTGCGTATTCATACAGATGGAACTGGGTTCATCTCAGAAGACTTGGCGTCGTGCTGCCCTACCAGTTTGTttaaaggaactgccaaaaataaaGTCACGAAG CCTTTGATGATCCAGTGCCGTCTCTTCCACAAGGGTTCTGCAATTAAAGGCACGCTTTTGGTTAATCATACG CTTCCTCCTAGGACAATCCAGGTTCGGGATTCAATGATTAAAGTTAAGAGCGACAAAGAACTTGAGAATGCTCCAAGCATAGATTCGTTAGAAGTAGTGGGAACGAG CAATCACCCAAATCGCTCATTCTTGTCTAAATATCTCATTGCACTTCTAAGCTATGGTGGAGTTCCAAATGAATACTTCATTGAAGTACTTCAGGATAATCTGAAAGAAGTTGATCAAATCTTCTCTAATAAGCGCGCTGCATTTAGAG CTTCTCTAAACCATGGTGAGATGGATGATTACACTGCACTGCGAATGATCTTATGTGGGATTTCTATTGAAGAGCCGCATTTGCAGTTTCAATTGTCCGTATTTGCAAAGGAGGAAATGAAGAAGCTTAGAGGAGGGAAGATTTATATACCAGATTCTTTCTATTTGATGGGGACTGTTGATCCCACtggaaaattagaaagaaatcAAGTTTGTGTAATTCA TGAAAATGGCCCAATTACAGGGGAGGTGTTAGTTTACAGAAATCCAGGTTTACATTTTGGGGACATTCACAGAATGGTTGCAGTACCTTTGGAGGAACTAAAATCTTATGTTGGTGATAGCAAATATGCAATTTTCTTCCCATGTGTTGGCCCTCGCTCTGTGGCAGATGAGATTGCCGGAGGCGATTTTGATGGAGACATGTACTGGGTTTCACAAAATTCTGAG CTATTAAAATCCTTCAGACAGAGTGACCCTTGGATAGAAACTCGACCTGAAGAACCTCATGATAAAGAACCACGTGATAAAGAACAAAATGTTAAAGAACCACGTGATATGTCTTCTGATGAATTTGAGGAACGGCTTTTTAGACTATACCTAAAGACTCGATTTGAACCAAG cATTGCAATAGGTGCAGCTGCTGATAGCTGGATGGCACTCATGGATCGATTTTTAACCATAAGAAATGAAGAGGAGAAGGAAAGAGTGAAGGAAAACATAATTAGATTGgttaatatatattatgttgCATTGGATGCTCCGAAGAAAAGTGGTCGTAAG ATTGAAGTCCCAAAAGAGTTGTCTGCAGAATTGTTCCCACATTatatggaaaaggagaaatcaTTCACTTCAACCTCTGTGTTAGGAATGATATATGATGAGGTTCTCAGATGGCAACATAAAGAAGATCCTGCAATAG AAATAAAAAAACTCCCTTGTTTTGATATTGAAGTACCTAAAACAAGTTTGGAAAATTGGCGAAATTTATATAAGGAGTATTTGAGGGATATGACTGCTGCCTTAATAGACAAAGAAAATgacaaagatgcttccaaagggaaggcagatgaagtcatcaaaTATTATAAGCag AAACTGTATGATGGTGCTGACAATATGGAAGATAGTGCAAGAGACATAAATGATATTTATATTGATGCTTTGGCTGTGTATAATGCTACTTATGACCATGCCATGGCAGTGAAGCAAGTTAATAAATGCGGATTTGCATGGAAGGTTGCAGGTTTACCTCTATGCAGTCTTTATAATCTTAAACAAGATGAAAAGGCTTTTGTGGTTTCCCTCTCTGTATTGCGTGAGATTGGATGA